The following are encoded in a window of Sminthopsis crassicaudata isolate SCR6 chromosome 3, ASM4859323v1, whole genome shotgun sequence genomic DNA:
- the PPP6R1 gene encoding serine/threonine-protein phosphatase 6 regulatory subunit 1 isoform X5: protein MFWKFDLHTSSHIDTLLQREDLALAELLDEEDVLQECKVLHPKLLDFLLRPAHLQALVDWVTQEPPAVGDERLRYKYPSVSCEILTSDVPQINDALGEDEALLGRLYGFLQNRDPLNPLLASFFSKVMGILINRKTDQIVSFLRKKTDFVPLLLHHIGTSAIMDLLLRLLTCVEQPPLRQEVFNWLNEERIVERLIDMIHPDRDEGQHSNAAQSLCDIVRLSREQMLPTRDPAEPERLLATLEKQETVERLLGNMFGSDQNESVIVCGIQVILTLLEPRRPRAEAGGMGSFGVDGQLELSPPGGPESPPPGQANLGTLRALRQWLAHFHRLLLEPPTQETLRTTWGSLQPPLGNTRLHVVKLLASALSANNAALTGELLGMDTLNAMLDLFFTYVFNNFLHSQVETWVSSVLGAAPAEGEDGPQAPGPNPAVRHLLQKCRLVERILGAWEENDREQSEGGPRKGYMGHLTRIANAVVRSAEKGPNAALVGQLLPELLGEQQQVWEKFVSGPLSETNQKNTVDLVSPHNLHCSSDEEEEQRVKGFAFPQEAVLQQAFMDFQMQQMTSAFVEHFGFNDEEFGEQEENVNAPFDKTASITFSLSADDESPNASLFELCCKERLHQFEEEEEEEEEGLGSGDSDGEEAIWQDGQRGRTVRSGGSTDSEEEDEEEEEEEEEEEEANGTMGGLSPPAFTFSHSESPGIPPRAPRKRVPSVPLRASLDSRPGPPGSPDTQHVGAAPDRVRGPTPPAAARAPREPTDAKGARCPRQAASRAAATLRETREPLRASGQDSGEPPSPPSGPAPGGPPPPADTK, encoded by the exons ATGTTCTGGAAGTTTGACCTGCACACCAGCTCGCACATTGACACGCTGCTGCAGAGGGAGGACCTGGCCCTGGCCGAGCTCCTGGACGAAGAGGACGTGCTGCAGGAGTGCAAGGTGCTGCACCCCAAACTGCTGGACTTCCTGCTGAGGCCGGCCCACCTGCAGGCCCTCGTGGACTGGGTCACCCAGGAGCCCCCGGCCGTGGGCGACGAGCGGCTGCGCTACAA gtACCCCAGCGTTTCCTGTGAGATCCTGACCTCGGATGTCCCCCAGATCAACGATGCCCTCGGGGAAGACGAGGCTCTTCTGGGCCGCCTCTATGGCTTCCTCCAGAACAGGGACCCCCTGAACCCCTTGCTGGCCAGTTTCTTTAGCAAGGTCATGGGGATCCTGATCAACCGAAAGACAGACCAG ATCGTGTCCTTTCTGCGCAAAAAGACCGACTTTGTCCCCTTGTTACTCCATCACATCGGGACCTCCGCCATCATGGACCTGCTGCTGAGGCTGCTGACCTGTGTGGAGCAGCCGCCGCTGAGGCAGGAGGTCTTTAAT TGGCTGAATGAGGAGAGGATCGTAGAGCGGCTGATCGACATGATCCACCCGGACCGGGATGAGGGC CAACACTCCAACGCGGCGCAGTCTCTGTGTGACATCGTGCGTCTGAGCCGGGAGCAGATGCTTCCCACCCGGGACCCCGCCGAGCCCGAGCGGCTGCTGGCCACGCTGGAGAA GCAGGAGACCGTGGAGCGGCTCCTCGGCAACATGTTCGGGAGCGACCAGAACGAGTCCGTGATCGTCTGCGGCATCCAGGTCATCCTGACGTTGCTGGAACCTCGCCGGCCCAG GGCAGAAGCGGGAGGCATGGGCAGCTTCGGCGTGGACGGTCAGCTGGAGCTGTCGCCCCCGGGGGGCCCCGAGAGCCCCCCGCCCGGCCAGGCCAACCTGGGGACGCTGAGAGCCCTGAGGCAGTGGCTCGCCCACTTCCACCGGCTGCTCCTGGAGCCCCCCACA CAGGAGACCCTGCGCACCACCTGGGGCAGTCTGCAGCCCCCGCTGGGCAACACGCGGCTGCACGTCGTCAAGCTCTTGGCCAGTGCTCTGAGCGCCAACAACGCCGCCCTGACGGGGGAGCTGCTGGGCATGGACACGCTGAACGCCATGCTG gaccTCTTCTTCACCTACGTCTTCAATAACTTCCTGCACTCCCAAGTGGAGACGTGGGTGAGCAGCGTGCTGGGCGCTGCGCCGGCCGAGGGCGAGGACGGGCCCCAGGCCCCGGGCCCCAATCCTGCCGTCAGACAC CTGCTCCAGAAATGCCGGCTGGTGGAGAGGATCCTGGGCGCCTGGGAAGAGAACGACCGCGAGCA GTCGGAGGGAGGCCCGAGGAAGGGATACATGGGCCACCTGACGCGCATCGCCAACGCCGTGGTGCGGAGCGCCGAGAAGGGCCCCAACGCCGCGCTGGTGGGCCAGCTGCTCCCAG AGCTACTGGGGGAGCAGCAGCAGGTGTGGGAGAAGTTCGTGTCGGGGCCCCTGTCGGAGACCAACCAGAAGAACACGGTGGACCTG GTCAGCCCCCACAACTTGCATTGCTCCAGCgacgaggaggaggagcagcGCGTGAAGGGGTTCGCCTTCCCCCAGGAGGCCGTGCTGCAGCAG GCCTTCATGGATTTCCAGATGCAGCAAATGACCTCGGCCTTCGTGGAGCATTTTGGTTTCAACGACGAAGAATTTGGGGAGCAGGAGGAGAACGTGAA CGCCCCTTTCGACAAGACAGCCAGCATCACCTTCTCCCTCAGCGCGGACGATGAGAGC CCCAACGCCAGCCTGTTCGAGCTCTGCTGCAAGGAGCGGCTGCATCAgtttgaggaggaggaggaggaggaggaggaaggcctGGGGTCGGGGGACTCGGACGGGGAGGAGGCCATCTGGCAGGACGGCCAGCGGGGCCGGACCGTGCG GAGTGGCGGCAGCACGGACAgcgaggaggaggatgaagaagaggaggaagaggaggaggaagaggaggaagccaATGGGACCATGGGGGGTCTCAGCCCTCCAGCTTTTACCTTTTCTCACTCAGAGTCCCCTGGGATACCCCCTCGGG CGCCCAGGAAGCGGGTCCCCTCTGTTCCTCTCAGGGCCTCCTTGGACTCGCGTCCTGGCCCCCCCGGCTCCCCCGACACACAGCACGTTGGTGCGGCCCCGGACAG GGTGAGGGGCCCCACGCCCCCAGCTGCCGCAAGAGCCCCTCGGGAACCAACGGATGCCAAGGGCGCACGCTGCCCCCGCCAAG CTGCTAGCCGGGCTGCAGCCACCCTGCGGGAGACACGCGAGCCTCTGAGAGCCTCCGGCCAGGATAG TGGGGAGCCGCCATCACCTCCCAGCGGTCCTGCTCCGGGGGGTCCCCCTCCCCCTGCAGACACCAAGTAA
- the PPP6R1 gene encoding serine/threonine-protein phosphatase 6 regulatory subunit 1 isoform X1, giving the protein MFWKFDLHTSSHIDTLLQREDLALAELLDEEDVLQECKVLHPKLLDFLLRPAHLQALVDWVTQEPPAVGDERLRYKYPSVSCEILTSDVPQINDALGEDEALLGRLYGFLQNRDPLNPLLASFFSKVMGILINRKTDQIVSFLRKKTDFVPLLLHHIGTSAIMDLLLRLLTCVEQPPLRQEVFNGPWGSPGSALSKWLNEERIVERLIDMIHPDRDEGQHSNAAQSLCDIVRLSREQMLPTRDPAEPERLLATLEKQETVERLLGNMFGSDQNESVIVCGIQVILTLLEPRRPRAEAGGMGSFGVDGQLELSPPGGPESPPPGQANLGTLRALRQWLAHFHRLLLEPPTQETLRTTWGSLQPPLGNTRLHVVKLLASALSANNAALTGELLGMDTLNAMLDLFFTYVFNNFLHSQVETWVSSVLGAAPAEGEDGPQAPGPNPAVRHLLQKCRLVERILGAWEENDREQSEGGPRKGYMGHLTRIANAVVRSAEKGPNAALVGQLLPELLGEQQQVWEKFVSGPLSETNQKNTVDLVSPHNLHCSSDEEEEQRVKGFAFPQEAVLQQAFMDFQMQQMTSAFVEHFGFNDEEFGEQEENVNAPFDKTASITFSLSADDESPNASLFELCCKERLHQFEEEEEEEEEGLGSGDSDGEEAIWQDGQRGRTVRSGGSTDSEEEDEEEEEEEEEEEEANGTMGGLSPPAFTFSHSESPGIPPRAAPRKRVPSVPLRASLDSRPGPPGSPDTQHVGAAPDRVRGPTPPAAARAPREPTDAKGARCPRQAASRAAATLRETREPLRASGQDSGEPPSPPSGPAPGGPPPPADTK; this is encoded by the exons ATGTTCTGGAAGTTTGACCTGCACACCAGCTCGCACATTGACACGCTGCTGCAGAGGGAGGACCTGGCCCTGGCCGAGCTCCTGGACGAAGAGGACGTGCTGCAGGAGTGCAAGGTGCTGCACCCCAAACTGCTGGACTTCCTGCTGAGGCCGGCCCACCTGCAGGCCCTCGTGGACTGGGTCACCCAGGAGCCCCCGGCCGTGGGCGACGAGCGGCTGCGCTACAA gtACCCCAGCGTTTCCTGTGAGATCCTGACCTCGGATGTCCCCCAGATCAACGATGCCCTCGGGGAAGACGAGGCTCTTCTGGGCCGCCTCTATGGCTTCCTCCAGAACAGGGACCCCCTGAACCCCTTGCTGGCCAGTTTCTTTAGCAAGGTCATGGGGATCCTGATCAACCGAAAGACAGACCAG ATCGTGTCCTTTCTGCGCAAAAAGACCGACTTTGTCCCCTTGTTACTCCATCACATCGGGACCTCCGCCATCATGGACCTGCTGCTGAGGCTGCTGACCTGTGTGGAGCAGCCGCCGCTGAGGCAGGAGGTCTTTAAT GGGCCTTGGGGGTCACCGGGCTCTGCTCTTTCCAAGTGGCTGAATGAGGAGAGGATCGTAGAGCGGCTGATCGACATGATCCACCCGGACCGGGATGAGGGC CAACACTCCAACGCGGCGCAGTCTCTGTGTGACATCGTGCGTCTGAGCCGGGAGCAGATGCTTCCCACCCGGGACCCCGCCGAGCCCGAGCGGCTGCTGGCCACGCTGGAGAA GCAGGAGACCGTGGAGCGGCTCCTCGGCAACATGTTCGGGAGCGACCAGAACGAGTCCGTGATCGTCTGCGGCATCCAGGTCATCCTGACGTTGCTGGAACCTCGCCGGCCCAG GGCAGAAGCGGGAGGCATGGGCAGCTTCGGCGTGGACGGTCAGCTGGAGCTGTCGCCCCCGGGGGGCCCCGAGAGCCCCCCGCCCGGCCAGGCCAACCTGGGGACGCTGAGAGCCCTGAGGCAGTGGCTCGCCCACTTCCACCGGCTGCTCCTGGAGCCCCCCACA CAGGAGACCCTGCGCACCACCTGGGGCAGTCTGCAGCCCCCGCTGGGCAACACGCGGCTGCACGTCGTCAAGCTCTTGGCCAGTGCTCTGAGCGCCAACAACGCCGCCCTGACGGGGGAGCTGCTGGGCATGGACACGCTGAACGCCATGCTG gaccTCTTCTTCACCTACGTCTTCAATAACTTCCTGCACTCCCAAGTGGAGACGTGGGTGAGCAGCGTGCTGGGCGCTGCGCCGGCCGAGGGCGAGGACGGGCCCCAGGCCCCGGGCCCCAATCCTGCCGTCAGACAC CTGCTCCAGAAATGCCGGCTGGTGGAGAGGATCCTGGGCGCCTGGGAAGAGAACGACCGCGAGCA GTCGGAGGGAGGCCCGAGGAAGGGATACATGGGCCACCTGACGCGCATCGCCAACGCCGTGGTGCGGAGCGCCGAGAAGGGCCCCAACGCCGCGCTGGTGGGCCAGCTGCTCCCAG AGCTACTGGGGGAGCAGCAGCAGGTGTGGGAGAAGTTCGTGTCGGGGCCCCTGTCGGAGACCAACCAGAAGAACACGGTGGACCTG GTCAGCCCCCACAACTTGCATTGCTCCAGCgacgaggaggaggagcagcGCGTGAAGGGGTTCGCCTTCCCCCAGGAGGCCGTGCTGCAGCAG GCCTTCATGGATTTCCAGATGCAGCAAATGACCTCGGCCTTCGTGGAGCATTTTGGTTTCAACGACGAAGAATTTGGGGAGCAGGAGGAGAACGTGAA CGCCCCTTTCGACAAGACAGCCAGCATCACCTTCTCCCTCAGCGCGGACGATGAGAGC CCCAACGCCAGCCTGTTCGAGCTCTGCTGCAAGGAGCGGCTGCATCAgtttgaggaggaggaggaggaggaggaggaaggcctGGGGTCGGGGGACTCGGACGGGGAGGAGGCCATCTGGCAGGACGGCCAGCGGGGCCGGACCGTGCG GAGTGGCGGCAGCACGGACAgcgaggaggaggatgaagaagaggaggaagaggaggaggaagaggaggaagccaATGGGACCATGGGGGGTCTCAGCCCTCCAGCTTTTACCTTTTCTCACTCAGAGTCCCCTGGGATACCCCCTCGGG CAGCGCCCAGGAAGCGGGTCCCCTCTGTTCCTCTCAGGGCCTCCTTGGACTCGCGTCCTGGCCCCCCCGGCTCCCCCGACACACAGCACGTTGGTGCGGCCCCGGACAG GGTGAGGGGCCCCACGCCCCCAGCTGCCGCAAGAGCCCCTCGGGAACCAACGGATGCCAAGGGCGCACGCTGCCCCCGCCAAG CTGCTAGCCGGGCTGCAGCCACCCTGCGGGAGACACGCGAGCCTCTGAGAGCCTCCGGCCAGGATAG TGGGGAGCCGCCATCACCTCCCAGCGGTCCTGCTCCGGGGGGTCCCCCTCCCCCTGCAGACACCAA ATAA
- the PPP6R1 gene encoding serine/threonine-protein phosphatase 6 regulatory subunit 1 isoform X2, translated as MFWKFDLHTSSHIDTLLQREDLALAELLDEEDVLQECKVLHPKLLDFLLRPAHLQALVDWVTQEPPAVGDERLRYKYPSVSCEILTSDVPQINDALGEDEALLGRLYGFLQNRDPLNPLLASFFSKVMGILINRKTDQIVSFLRKKTDFVPLLLHHIGTSAIMDLLLRLLTCVEQPPLRQEVFNGPWGSPGSALSKWLNEERIVERLIDMIHPDRDEGQHSNAAQSLCDIVRLSREQMLPTRDPAEPERLLATLEKQETVERLLGNMFGSDQNESVIVCGIQVILTLLEPRRPRAEAGGMGSFGVDGQLELSPPGGPESPPPGQANLGTLRALRQWLAHFHRLLLEPPTQETLRTTWGSLQPPLGNTRLHVVKLLASALSANNAALTGELLGMDTLNAMLDLFFTYVFNNFLHSQVETWVSSVLGAAPAEGEDGPQAPGPNPAVRHLLQKCRLVERILGAWEENDREQSEGGPRKGYMGHLTRIANAVVRSAEKGPNAALVGQLLPELLGEQQQVWEKFVSGPLSETNQKNTVDLVSPHNLHCSSDEEEEQRVKGFAFPQEAVLQQAFMDFQMQQMTSAFVEHFGFNDEEFGEQEENVNAPFDKTASITFSLSADDESPNASLFELCCKERLHQFEEEEEEEEEGLGSGDSDGEEAIWQDGQRGRTVRSGGSTDSEEEDEEEEEEEEEEEEANGTMGGLSPPAFTFSHSESPGIPPRAPRKRVPSVPLRASLDSRPGPPGSPDTQHVGAAPDRVRGPTPPAAARAPREPTDAKGARCPRQAASRAAATLRETREPLRASGQDSGEPPSPPSGPAPGGPPPPADTK; from the exons ATGTTCTGGAAGTTTGACCTGCACACCAGCTCGCACATTGACACGCTGCTGCAGAGGGAGGACCTGGCCCTGGCCGAGCTCCTGGACGAAGAGGACGTGCTGCAGGAGTGCAAGGTGCTGCACCCCAAACTGCTGGACTTCCTGCTGAGGCCGGCCCACCTGCAGGCCCTCGTGGACTGGGTCACCCAGGAGCCCCCGGCCGTGGGCGACGAGCGGCTGCGCTACAA gtACCCCAGCGTTTCCTGTGAGATCCTGACCTCGGATGTCCCCCAGATCAACGATGCCCTCGGGGAAGACGAGGCTCTTCTGGGCCGCCTCTATGGCTTCCTCCAGAACAGGGACCCCCTGAACCCCTTGCTGGCCAGTTTCTTTAGCAAGGTCATGGGGATCCTGATCAACCGAAAGACAGACCAG ATCGTGTCCTTTCTGCGCAAAAAGACCGACTTTGTCCCCTTGTTACTCCATCACATCGGGACCTCCGCCATCATGGACCTGCTGCTGAGGCTGCTGACCTGTGTGGAGCAGCCGCCGCTGAGGCAGGAGGTCTTTAAT GGGCCTTGGGGGTCACCGGGCTCTGCTCTTTCCAAGTGGCTGAATGAGGAGAGGATCGTAGAGCGGCTGATCGACATGATCCACCCGGACCGGGATGAGGGC CAACACTCCAACGCGGCGCAGTCTCTGTGTGACATCGTGCGTCTGAGCCGGGAGCAGATGCTTCCCACCCGGGACCCCGCCGAGCCCGAGCGGCTGCTGGCCACGCTGGAGAA GCAGGAGACCGTGGAGCGGCTCCTCGGCAACATGTTCGGGAGCGACCAGAACGAGTCCGTGATCGTCTGCGGCATCCAGGTCATCCTGACGTTGCTGGAACCTCGCCGGCCCAG GGCAGAAGCGGGAGGCATGGGCAGCTTCGGCGTGGACGGTCAGCTGGAGCTGTCGCCCCCGGGGGGCCCCGAGAGCCCCCCGCCCGGCCAGGCCAACCTGGGGACGCTGAGAGCCCTGAGGCAGTGGCTCGCCCACTTCCACCGGCTGCTCCTGGAGCCCCCCACA CAGGAGACCCTGCGCACCACCTGGGGCAGTCTGCAGCCCCCGCTGGGCAACACGCGGCTGCACGTCGTCAAGCTCTTGGCCAGTGCTCTGAGCGCCAACAACGCCGCCCTGACGGGGGAGCTGCTGGGCATGGACACGCTGAACGCCATGCTG gaccTCTTCTTCACCTACGTCTTCAATAACTTCCTGCACTCCCAAGTGGAGACGTGGGTGAGCAGCGTGCTGGGCGCTGCGCCGGCCGAGGGCGAGGACGGGCCCCAGGCCCCGGGCCCCAATCCTGCCGTCAGACAC CTGCTCCAGAAATGCCGGCTGGTGGAGAGGATCCTGGGCGCCTGGGAAGAGAACGACCGCGAGCA GTCGGAGGGAGGCCCGAGGAAGGGATACATGGGCCACCTGACGCGCATCGCCAACGCCGTGGTGCGGAGCGCCGAGAAGGGCCCCAACGCCGCGCTGGTGGGCCAGCTGCTCCCAG AGCTACTGGGGGAGCAGCAGCAGGTGTGGGAGAAGTTCGTGTCGGGGCCCCTGTCGGAGACCAACCAGAAGAACACGGTGGACCTG GTCAGCCCCCACAACTTGCATTGCTCCAGCgacgaggaggaggagcagcGCGTGAAGGGGTTCGCCTTCCCCCAGGAGGCCGTGCTGCAGCAG GCCTTCATGGATTTCCAGATGCAGCAAATGACCTCGGCCTTCGTGGAGCATTTTGGTTTCAACGACGAAGAATTTGGGGAGCAGGAGGAGAACGTGAA CGCCCCTTTCGACAAGACAGCCAGCATCACCTTCTCCCTCAGCGCGGACGATGAGAGC CCCAACGCCAGCCTGTTCGAGCTCTGCTGCAAGGAGCGGCTGCATCAgtttgaggaggaggaggaggaggaggaggaaggcctGGGGTCGGGGGACTCGGACGGGGAGGAGGCCATCTGGCAGGACGGCCAGCGGGGCCGGACCGTGCG GAGTGGCGGCAGCACGGACAgcgaggaggaggatgaagaagaggaggaagaggaggaggaagaggaggaagccaATGGGACCATGGGGGGTCTCAGCCCTCCAGCTTTTACCTTTTCTCACTCAGAGTCCCCTGGGATACCCCCTCGGG CGCCCAGGAAGCGGGTCCCCTCTGTTCCTCTCAGGGCCTCCTTGGACTCGCGTCCTGGCCCCCCCGGCTCCCCCGACACACAGCACGTTGGTGCGGCCCCGGACAG GGTGAGGGGCCCCACGCCCCCAGCTGCCGCAAGAGCCCCTCGGGAACCAACGGATGCCAAGGGCGCACGCTGCCCCCGCCAAG CTGCTAGCCGGGCTGCAGCCACCCTGCGGGAGACACGCGAGCCTCTGAGAGCCTCCGGCCAGGATAG TGGGGAGCCGCCATCACCTCCCAGCGGTCCTGCTCCGGGGGGTCCCCCTCCCCCTGCAGACACCAA ATAA
- the PPP6R1 gene encoding serine/threonine-protein phosphatase 6 regulatory subunit 1 isoform X3 yields MFWKFDLHTSSHIDTLLQREDLALAELLDEEDVLQECKVLHPKLLDFLLRPAHLQALVDWVTQEPPAVGDERLRYKYPSVSCEILTSDVPQINDALGEDEALLGRLYGFLQNRDPLNPLLASFFSKVMGILINRKTDQIVSFLRKKTDFVPLLLHHIGTSAIMDLLLRLLTCVEQPPLRQEVFNGPWGSPGSALSKWLNEERIVERLIDMIHPDRDEGQHSNAAQSLCDIVRLSREQMLPTRDPAEPERLLATLEKQETVERLLGNMFGSDQNESVIVCGIQVILTLLEPRRPRAEAGGMGSFGVDGQLELSPPGGPESPPPGQANLGTLRALRQWLAHFHRLLLEPPTETLRTTWGSLQPPLGNTRLHVVKLLASALSANNAALTGELLGMDTLNAMLDLFFTYVFNNFLHSQVETWVSSVLGAAPAEGEDGPQAPGPNPAVRHLLQKCRLVERILGAWEENDREQSEGGPRKGYMGHLTRIANAVVRSAEKGPNAALVGQLLPELLGEQQQVWEKFVSGPLSETNQKNTVDLVSPHNLHCSSDEEEEQRVKGFAFPQEAVLQQAFMDFQMQQMTSAFVEHFGFNDEEFGEQEENVNAPFDKTASITFSLSADDESPNASLFELCCKERLHQFEEEEEEEEEGLGSGDSDGEEAIWQDGQRGRTVRSGGSTDSEEEDEEEEEEEEEEEEANGTMGGLSPPAFTFSHSESPGIPPRAAPRKRVPSVPLRASLDSRPGPPGSPDTQHVGAAPDRVRGPTPPAAARAPREPTDAKGARCPRQAASRAAATLRETREPLRASGQDSGEPPSPPSGPAPGGPPPPADTK; encoded by the exons ATGTTCTGGAAGTTTGACCTGCACACCAGCTCGCACATTGACACGCTGCTGCAGAGGGAGGACCTGGCCCTGGCCGAGCTCCTGGACGAAGAGGACGTGCTGCAGGAGTGCAAGGTGCTGCACCCCAAACTGCTGGACTTCCTGCTGAGGCCGGCCCACCTGCAGGCCCTCGTGGACTGGGTCACCCAGGAGCCCCCGGCCGTGGGCGACGAGCGGCTGCGCTACAA gtACCCCAGCGTTTCCTGTGAGATCCTGACCTCGGATGTCCCCCAGATCAACGATGCCCTCGGGGAAGACGAGGCTCTTCTGGGCCGCCTCTATGGCTTCCTCCAGAACAGGGACCCCCTGAACCCCTTGCTGGCCAGTTTCTTTAGCAAGGTCATGGGGATCCTGATCAACCGAAAGACAGACCAG ATCGTGTCCTTTCTGCGCAAAAAGACCGACTTTGTCCCCTTGTTACTCCATCACATCGGGACCTCCGCCATCATGGACCTGCTGCTGAGGCTGCTGACCTGTGTGGAGCAGCCGCCGCTGAGGCAGGAGGTCTTTAAT GGGCCTTGGGGGTCACCGGGCTCTGCTCTTTCCAAGTGGCTGAATGAGGAGAGGATCGTAGAGCGGCTGATCGACATGATCCACCCGGACCGGGATGAGGGC CAACACTCCAACGCGGCGCAGTCTCTGTGTGACATCGTGCGTCTGAGCCGGGAGCAGATGCTTCCCACCCGGGACCCCGCCGAGCCCGAGCGGCTGCTGGCCACGCTGGAGAA GCAGGAGACCGTGGAGCGGCTCCTCGGCAACATGTTCGGGAGCGACCAGAACGAGTCCGTGATCGTCTGCGGCATCCAGGTCATCCTGACGTTGCTGGAACCTCGCCGGCCCAG GGCAGAAGCGGGAGGCATGGGCAGCTTCGGCGTGGACGGTCAGCTGGAGCTGTCGCCCCCGGGGGGCCCCGAGAGCCCCCCGCCCGGCCAGGCCAACCTGGGGACGCTGAGAGCCCTGAGGCAGTGGCTCGCCCACTTCCACCGGCTGCTCCTGGAGCCCCCCACA GAGACCCTGCGCACCACCTGGGGCAGTCTGCAGCCCCCGCTGGGCAACACGCGGCTGCACGTCGTCAAGCTCTTGGCCAGTGCTCTGAGCGCCAACAACGCCGCCCTGACGGGGGAGCTGCTGGGCATGGACACGCTGAACGCCATGCTG gaccTCTTCTTCACCTACGTCTTCAATAACTTCCTGCACTCCCAAGTGGAGACGTGGGTGAGCAGCGTGCTGGGCGCTGCGCCGGCCGAGGGCGAGGACGGGCCCCAGGCCCCGGGCCCCAATCCTGCCGTCAGACAC CTGCTCCAGAAATGCCGGCTGGTGGAGAGGATCCTGGGCGCCTGGGAAGAGAACGACCGCGAGCA GTCGGAGGGAGGCCCGAGGAAGGGATACATGGGCCACCTGACGCGCATCGCCAACGCCGTGGTGCGGAGCGCCGAGAAGGGCCCCAACGCCGCGCTGGTGGGCCAGCTGCTCCCAG AGCTACTGGGGGAGCAGCAGCAGGTGTGGGAGAAGTTCGTGTCGGGGCCCCTGTCGGAGACCAACCAGAAGAACACGGTGGACCTG GTCAGCCCCCACAACTTGCATTGCTCCAGCgacgaggaggaggagcagcGCGTGAAGGGGTTCGCCTTCCCCCAGGAGGCCGTGCTGCAGCAG GCCTTCATGGATTTCCAGATGCAGCAAATGACCTCGGCCTTCGTGGAGCATTTTGGTTTCAACGACGAAGAATTTGGGGAGCAGGAGGAGAACGTGAA CGCCCCTTTCGACAAGACAGCCAGCATCACCTTCTCCCTCAGCGCGGACGATGAGAGC CCCAACGCCAGCCTGTTCGAGCTCTGCTGCAAGGAGCGGCTGCATCAgtttgaggaggaggaggaggaggaggaggaaggcctGGGGTCGGGGGACTCGGACGGGGAGGAGGCCATCTGGCAGGACGGCCAGCGGGGCCGGACCGTGCG GAGTGGCGGCAGCACGGACAgcgaggaggaggatgaagaagaggaggaagaggaggaggaagaggaggaagccaATGGGACCATGGGGGGTCTCAGCCCTCCAGCTTTTACCTTTTCTCACTCAGAGTCCCCTGGGATACCCCCTCGGG CAGCGCCCAGGAAGCGGGTCCCCTCTGTTCCTCTCAGGGCCTCCTTGGACTCGCGTCCTGGCCCCCCCGGCTCCCCCGACACACAGCACGTTGGTGCGGCCCCGGACAG GGTGAGGGGCCCCACGCCCCCAGCTGCCGCAAGAGCCCCTCGGGAACCAACGGATGCCAAGGGCGCACGCTGCCCCCGCCAAG CTGCTAGCCGGGCTGCAGCCACCCTGCGGGAGACACGCGAGCCTCTGAGAGCCTCCGGCCAGGATAG TGGGGAGCCGCCATCACCTCCCAGCGGTCCTGCTCCGGGGGGTCCCCCTCCCCCTGCAGACACCAA ATAA